A genomic region of Taeniopygia guttata chromosome 28, bTaeGut7.mat, whole genome shotgun sequence contains the following coding sequences:
- the LOC116807396 gene encoding olfactory receptor 14A16-like: protein MSNSSSISHFLLLALADTRQLQLLHFCLFLGISLAALLGNGLIISAVACGHHLHTPMFFFLLNLALSDLGSICTTVPKAMNSLLWDTRDISYSGCAAQVFLLIFFLGSEYFLLTIMCYDRYVSICKPLHYGTLLGSRACAHMAAAAWASAFLYSLLHTANTFSLSLCHGNSLGQFFCEIPQILKLSCAKSYLRELGLIAVTVSVGFGCFVFIVFSYVQIFRAVLRIPSEQGRHKAFSTCLPHLAVVSLFVSTVIFAYLKPPSMSSPSLDLALSVLYSLVPPALNPLIYSLRNQELKAAVWRLMTGCFQGH, encoded by the coding sequence atgtccaacagcagctccatcagccacttcctcctgctggcactggcagacacgcggcagctgcagctcctgcacttctgcctcttcctgggcatctccctggctgccctcctgggcaacggcctcatcatcagcgccgtagcctgcggccaccacctgcacacgcccatgttcttcttcctgctcaacctggccctcagcgacctgggctccatctgcaccactgtccccaaagccatgaaCAGTTtgctctgggacaccagggacatctcctactcaggatgtgctgctcaggttTTTCTACTTATCTTCTTTCTTGGATCAGAATATTttctcctgaccatcatgtgctacgaccgctacgtgtccatctgcaaacccctgcactacgggaccctcctgggcagcagagcttgtgcccacatggcagcagctgcctgggccagtgcctttctctattcgctgctgcacacagccaatacattttccctgtctctgtgccatggcaatagcctgggccagttcttctgtgaaatcccccagatcctcaagctctcctgtgccaaatcctacctcagagAACTTGGACTCATTGCTGTTACTGTGTCTGTGggatttggttgttttgtgttcattgttttctcctatgtgcagattttcagggctgtgctgaggatcccctctgagcagggacggcacaaagccttttccacgtgcctccctcacctggctgtggtctccCTGTTTGTCAGCACTGTAATATTTGCTTACCTGAAGCCtccctccatgtcctccccatccctggatctggccctgtcagttctgtactcgttggtgcctccagccctgaaccccctcatctacagcctgaggaaccaggagctcaaggctgcagtgtggagactgatgactggatgctttcagggaCATTAA